CAAATGTTTCTATCCATTCTGAGATGGAAACCCCAGAGCTTGATCTCAACCTCAAGGATAACGGTTTGGTGAGCCATGAAGGTACAATAAGTTAAGATGTTAAAATGTTATTGAATCCAATTTGATAATTAATTACAATTTAGACGCAGTACAATTGAATACAAGCACGGACTCCACACCACGTAGCCAAAAACCGATAGAATTCATAGGCCTTAAACTGATTTTGCTTCAGATGAGACAACTTAACTTCATTGAGACTTCATTGGGATTGTGGCGATGTTTACTTAATTAATGATGAATCATGAATCTGAATTAATGAATTATCATTATTTTAATATCATGaactaaatttcaaaaacgtcCATGACAATATATGAATCTGTCTGAACAGAatgcgaaatttaaaaactttgttcatttttatttcgttatgGAGCCTCAAAAAGTAATGTTATACACAAGCAACAAAGTTTCTAAATTAGGAAAGATAATTTTAATACGTAATAACTAATAAGTAATGAGAAAATAGGACAAGTCCCTttgtttggacttagaaaatttttcgaGTAAACCATTTACTTCAACATCAGCCAGTAGGTGTCTCTCACAATAGGTAACCTAGACCACAAATAGCCTTCAGCCGAGATAGGCCGTTATAACGAAGAGTTGTTTCACCATACTAGTACACCATGCTAACACTCCATCTCATGTCAGTTTTCCTCTCTGCTTTTGGCACGCAGGCAGGCAGAGTTTTAACATCTGGCAACTCGGCATCCGATATAACTCGACATTCCAAATGGGAGCACATTGTCAGTGAGTTTACAAAACAAAGTTAGATCtgtttcatgattttttttcttgttttttcgtgttgtggtttgaaatcaaacaccTGGTTTAATGCCAGGTTGAAGTGATAATATATTGTTAATGGTTAATTATGGATAAAGATTCTGATTGAAGGGGTAACTTCCGTTTTCGTACGATCAACATTTTCTGAATTTATCTTTCGTTTCTGTGATTTTAGAATACCATGGAAGCCACAGCTAGTACTCCTTTCAAACTACCCCTGTGGTCCGAGTGGGCTGTCCAagttaaagcaaaaaaaaataaatgcagcAAATGCACCAAAAATATGCCACATTTGAAAGGGCTGGCAATTCAGTCCCTTATCACATATCTTAAACAAAGGAGTAAATGCCATGAAATTCCAAAGATTTTGCAAGATAATCTTATCCCTCCTGCATTATATGTCGATGTGGCATGCATACTGTTTGCATGTAAACAGTGGGGCGCCCTTCGTTCATTGGTTTCCTACTGGCCATTCGAAGCATTTCATCTTTCTCGAATAATCCATATTACCTGTCCTCAATGCTGGTTGGCCTTTCTTGATTCAGACAATGCAGAAGACCCAGAGAAAGAAGGTGGTGATACTGAAAGGCAGTTGTTTCGTAAGGTCTTCAAGAATGTGCTTGATGGCTTCTTTTTTGtgataaagaaaacattggaGAATGAAGGACAAGCAAGTTCTCTTCGCGTGCTAGACCTAACATTTGAGACCTCTCAAGAAATTCGGAGTTTCATGTGGGAGGACGAATTTCGTCGCcttggaaaaagaataacCAAAATTCTCGATGTCTGTATTCTAGCCGGTTTGCATAAGAAAATTCAGAGCAGTAAGAAACTAGCTATGAAACATCAAAATTCTTCGATATCAAGGCGGCCGCTGGCTACGTTGGACGTGAAGGATGTATTCGATTATTGGAAGCCGGATGCAGTTTATCCTTTGCATAGTTGCGAGCctgcttttgaaatttccaatTTTGAGATTTCGACATGGGATATGAAAGCAGAAGCGTCAGCAGTGTCTGCTGCTCGATCACCGTTGGGGTCGGTCCGCAAAATCTGTGATGAAGCTTATTATCAACAGCAGAAAAGCCCTGAAATCGGTGTTTGGAATGGAAACGCTCTGGATTTTAGCCACCTGACTGAGATGCCTCTTTTTAACGTGACAATCGACGCATCAATTTCAGAAAAATCCAATGATATTCTCAGCTGGATTCAGCAACGCTATGTAATGTCTTTCGTTCATTTCCTTCATAAATTAGATTTCGTGTTGCATAAGTGTTTCTTCGTATCTAGGATGAATTTGCACCGTCACCTAGTCCAGTTTCTGTGACGTTTCGCTTCTTAGAAATAAATTTGCACGAAGAACGCAAACTGGAAGCATTGATGGATCAAGTTCCGGAACACGTTATCGGACTGAAATTTACTGAGATGTGTGAGCGACGAAGTATTCTTACGGTGGCATCGAATGTAGACCGTTTTTTTTCAGTTCGTTATTTGGATCTCGGTAGCTGCGCCTTCAACCTGGTTGACCACTCTCAAGCTGTAGAATCCATTGCAGCTGCCTTTAGCCATTTACCTCGTCTAGAGCGATTGAGTCTAGCCCATAATCGATTAACGGGATGTTTGGCTGATCTTCTAATTCCACTTCAACACGGGCTCGAGCTACTGGACTTAACTTCTTGCTGCTTAAACGATGAAGACCTGAGCTACCTTGGAGAATCCGCACATCGTCTGACGCTCCGATCTCTCAGTTTAGCAGCTAATGAGCTTGGTTTACAATGGGAAAAAGTTTTACCTTTGCTCGTCAAGTTAGGCAACAGAAGCAGCcttcaaattctagatttgaGTTCAAATGATTTTGTCGAATCACAGTTATCGGTTTTATGTCGGACAACTCTGTGTCCATTGTCTTCGCTCGCGTTGTTTGATCTTTCTTGGCATGAGTTGTCCCTAGCCTTTCTGATCTCAATTATTGAGCTACTGGCATCCAAGACAAATCTTCGTACATTTTGTCTCTCAACACCTATTGATATGCTTGAAAATGGATATGATCATCCCGATAGCTGGGACCATTTCGTCAACTTCACGGAAGCTCTGACTACCAAGCATCGTGAAGG
This genomic stretch from Daphnia carinata strain CSIRO-1 chromosome 4, CSIRO_AGI_Dcar_HiC_V3, whole genome shotgun sequence harbors:
- the LOC130692732 gene encoding uncharacterized protein LOC130692732, translating into MEATASTPFKLPLWSEWAVQVKAKKNKCSKCTKNMPHLKGLAIQSLITYLKQRSKCHEIPKILQDNLIPPALYVDVACILFACKQWGALRSLVSYWPFEAFHLSRIIHITCPQCWLAFLDSDNAEDPEKEGGDTERQLFRKVFKNVLDGFFFVIKKTLENEGQASSLRVLDLTFETSQEIRSFMWEDEFRRLGKRITKILDVCILAGLHKKIQSSKKLAMKHQNSSISRRPLATLDVKDVFDYWKPDAVYPLHSCEPAFEISNFEISTWDMKAEASAVSAARSPLGSVRKICDEAYYQQQKSPEIGVWNGNALDFSHLTEMPLFNVTIDASISEKSNDILSWIQQRYDEFAPSPSPVSVTFRFLEINLHEERKLEALMDQVPEHVIGLKFTEMCERRSILTVASNVDRFFSVRYLDLGSCAFNLVDHSQAVESIAAAFSHLPRLERLSLAHNRLTGCLADLLIPLQHGLELLDLTSCCLNDEDLSYLGESAHRLTLRSLSLAANELGLQWEKVLPLLVKLGNRSSLQILDLSSNDFVESQLSVLCRTTLCPLSSLALFDLSWHELSLAFLISIIELLASKTNLRTFCLSTPIDMLENGYDHPDSWDHFVNFTEALTTKHREGSLRPSLTLHWCLM